Proteins from one Mycoplasma sp. Pen4 genomic window:
- a CDS encoding aldehyde dehydrogenase family protein has translation MKLNTPKTIKNNLKRLKRAIFDNREKIYEALYQDLGKNKIESELTEIAPVISEINLYIKKVNKWSKNKNVSTPLKLFPAKSYYAHEPLGNVLVISPWNYPFNLTMIPFVNAYGAGNKVILKPSELAPKTSLLVKEILEGIFNKEEIEVHLGGPEVVEEIFAKKLDFVMFTGSERVGKIIYKKAAEKMIPCLMELGGKTPTIVAYSADIEDTALKIVWGKMLNQGQTCVAPDYIYVHKEKKDELIEAINFAYDYISNLAETDQFDAFAKVINKNHVNRIQGLSNKITFNNEKTKMHLLLEEATWNSKSMQDEIFAPILPILTFEEVDEIVKELDEKANPLAMYVFSRNNIEIKYLVENVKCGNVMINDAVTFLSNQNLGFGGVGSSGFGKYQGYEGFKTFSHFKPVVNKRLWFKEKLRYQVFGKNDKFLKLFKKFISK, from the coding sequence ATGAAATTAAATACTCCAAAAACAATAAAAAACAACTTAAAAAGATTAAAAAGAGCAATTTTTGATAATAGAGAAAAAATTTATGAAGCTTTATATCAAGATTTGGGTAAAAATAAAATTGAATCTGAATTAACAGAAATTGCTCCGGTTATTTCTGAGATCAATTTGTATATTAAGAAAGTAAATAAATGAAGCAAAAATAAGAATGTATCAACACCATTAAAATTATTTCCAGCAAAATCATATTATGCACATGAACCATTAGGTAATGTTTTAGTGATCTCACCGTGAAATTATCCATTTAATTTAACAATGATTCCATTCGTTAATGCCTATGGTGCAGGTAACAAAGTTATTTTAAAACCTTCTGAATTAGCGCCAAAAACTTCGTTACTTGTTAAAGAAATTTTAGAAGGTATTTTTAACAAAGAAGAAATTGAAGTTCATTTAGGTGGCCCTGAAGTAGTTGAAGAAATTTTTGCAAAAAAACTTGATTTTGTTATGTTTACAGGTTCTGAACGTGTCGGAAAAATAATATACAAAAAAGCAGCTGAAAAAATGATTCCTTGTCTTATGGAATTAGGAGGTAAAACACCTACGATTGTGGCATATTCGGCTGATATTGAAGATACTGCACTTAAAATTGTTTGAGGAAAAATGTTAAATCAAGGTCAAACTTGTGTTGCACCAGACTATATTTATGTGCACAAAGAAAAGAAAGACGAACTTATAGAAGCAATAAATTTTGCATATGATTATATTTCTAATTTGGCAGAAACTGATCAATTCGATGCCTTTGCCAAAGTAATAAACAAAAATCATGTTAATAGAATTCAAGGTCTTTCAAATAAAATTACCTTCAATAATGAAAAAACAAAAATGCATTTACTTTTAGAAGAAGCAACTTGAAATTCTAAGTCAATGCAAGATGAAATATTTGCTCCAATTCTACCTATTTTAACTTTTGAAGAAGTTGATGAAATTGTTAAAGAATTAGACGAAAAAGCTAATCCGCTAGCAATGTATGTATTTTCAAGAAATAATATTGAAATTAAATATCTTGTTGAAAATGTTAAATGTGGAAATGTAATGATTAATGACGCTGTGACATTTTTAAGTAATCAAAATTTAGGTTTTGGTGGTGTTGGTTCATCTGGTTTTGGTAAATATCAAGGTTATGAAGGGTTTAAAACATTTTCACATTTTAAACCTGTTGTTAATAAAAGATTATGATTTAAGGAAAAACTTAGATATCAAGTTTTCGGTAAGAATGACAAATTTTTAAAATTGTTTAAAAAATTTATATCAAAATAG
- a CDS encoding redoxin domain-containing protein — protein sequence MRFVTLAGTKHKLVDNAPQIGDVINIKAAKAGSFEQTSITREHKYLVLLSFPSADTSICDMQILRGAELSEKYPNFDYASISMDLPPALKNYQEGHKVGKIQLFSDYLDRHNAVDLGVLIENIQLCARGMFILDENNKIVYMQLNDEIKKQVDFDEFEKKLAEFNN from the coding sequence ATGAGATTTGTTACATTAGCAGGAACAAAACATAAATTAGTTGATAATGCACCTCAAATTGGTGATGTTATTAATATTAAAGCTGCAAAAGCAGGAAGTTTTGAACAAACTTCAATCACAAGAGAACACAAATATTTAGTTCTTTTAAGTTTCCCATCAGCTGACACTTCTATTTGCGACATGCAAATTTTAAGAGGTGCTGAATTATCAGAAAAATATCCAAATTTTGACTACGCATCAATATCAATGGATTTACCACCAGCTTTAAAAAACTATCAAGAAGGACATAAAGTTGGAAAAATTCAATTATTTTCAGACTACTTAGATCGCCATAATGCTGTTGATTTAGGAGTTTTAATTGAAAATATTCAATTATGTGCTAGAGGAATGTTTATTTTAGATGAAAATAATAAAATCGTTTACATGCAATTAAATGATGAGATTAAAAAGCAAGTTGATTTCGATGAATTCGAAAAGAAATTAGCAGAATTTAATAATTAA
- a CDS encoding M42 family peptidase — MDKKYEKLAERLSAYMAIEAMSRHEEPVVDELKANIKPGFEISRDKLGSVIFYKKSKKPNAPKVMLAAHMDEVGYMVREIADNGNILVSTIGGVWPTVVIGTKAVVVSSQTGERFTGVFGHTSIHILEREKVSVALKESDLYVDLGFASKKEVEEAKIEIGDKIFMSGETIHFANNIIGGKAMDNRAGVTALEFIANNIVDLDLGCDVYLVGTVQEEVGTRGAKTSVSIINPEVAFAVDTGASHDTTGCKPGTTVLGKGAAILVKDSGTLPDPKLIDVLTDLAKEKEIPAYKYVAGGGGTDSHELQFAPGGAAVTTLTIPQRYLHSPIGSASLVDIQAVIDIMTEFIKAFDEKIYNEKMSYK; from the coding sequence ATGGATAAAAAATACGAAAAATTAGCAGAACGTTTATCAGCATACATGGCAATTGAAGCTATGTCACGTCATGAAGAACCAGTTGTTGATGAATTAAAAGCTAATATCAAACCTGGTTTTGAAATTTCACGTGATAAATTAGGATCAGTAATTTTCTACAAAAAATCTAAAAAACCTAATGCACCAAAAGTTATGTTAGCAGCACACATGGATGAAGTTGGTTACATGGTGCGTGAAATCGCTGATAACGGTAATATTTTAGTTTCAACAATTGGTGGTGTATGACCAACAGTTGTTATTGGTACAAAAGCAGTTGTAGTTTCTTCACAAACAGGAGAAAGATTCACAGGAGTTTTTGGACACACATCAATCCATATTCTTGAAAGAGAAAAAGTTTCAGTTGCGCTTAAAGAATCAGACTTATATGTAGATTTAGGTTTTGCATCTAAAAAAGAAGTTGAAGAAGCTAAAATTGAAATTGGAGACAAAATCTTCATGAGTGGTGAAACAATTCACTTTGCAAACAACATCATTGGTGGTAAAGCAATGGATAACCGTGCAGGTGTTACTGCATTAGAATTTATAGCAAACAATATTGTTGATTTAGACTTAGGTTGTGATGTTTACCTTGTTGGAACTGTTCAAGAAGAAGTCGGAACACGTGGTGCTAAAACATCAGTTTCAATCATTAATCCAGAAGTTGCATTTGCAGTTGACACTGGTGCTTCACATGATACAACAGGATGTAAACCTGGTACAACAGTTTTAGGAAAAGGTGCTGCTATCTTAGTTAAAGATTCAGGAACATTACCTGATCCAAAATTAATCGATGTATTAACAGATCTTGCAAAAGAAAAAGAAATTCCAGCATATAAATATGTTGCTGGTGGTGGGGGAACTGATTCACACGAATTACAATTCGCTCCAGGTGGTGCAGCCGTTACAACATTAACAATCCCACAAAGATACTTACATAGCCCAATTGGTTCAGCATCACTTGTTGATATCCAAGCAGTTATTGATATTATGACTGAGTTCATTAAAGCGTTTGACGAAAAAATTTACAATGAAAAAATGTCATACAAATAA
- a CDS encoding DNA-directed RNA polymerase subunit beta translates to MEQKKYKIRKFGPITERRDYSITKESLPLFDILETSKESFEHFITKRIQECLLEVYPIEAANKEVRLDFEKGSVRLELPFKKITSESEEIKKCKAKGINFSVKVYIRLKREITNTGEVKVDEVLLCEIPYMTTGGSFIINGSEKVIVSQLIRSPGAYFGLNVRNKQSDDLFNKLEILPRIGSWLEVSHKVTSSSLDSVKVKVDKNKNVNLATFLGAFGFTAKTIRSLFGSSDLLEETLRKDKLILNEDLTDEEILDACQDDLFRGLRKGDRVSDEAKHSLLPSMLFDKKRYNLSTTGRYMLNKKLSLVDRITNTYLAEDLKSKSGEILFPKKTEITIKIAKQIQEYFNEGICATEKIPGINPEMVYYKLIQNNKALSKRTHIVKLRVYPTKKWMEEKADSPVLVIGNDPKSVETHLLISDIVAAISYYFNLIDNVGRDDDPDSLTNKRIVSVGELLEGQLSVALTKLEKATRERMGAKEADKVTAKNVTNNKLVTNQMKQFFNSSKLSQFMDQINPLAEVSNKRRVTSLGPGGLNRDTAQFEVRDVHATHYGRICPIETPEGPNIGLILNYATFAKVNELGFLKTPYFKVNNGVVDYSETHYLTAAEETGYSFAQSSVRVDDDNKIVEPILTIRRDYNYIIGKPEDIDFIEVSSRQIVSVAAAAIPFLENDDANRALMGSNMQRQAVPLLIAEAPLVATGIEADIARYSSYNLVAKNNGTVSFVDGSKIHIKNEKGNTDRYSLRNFERSNQGTLIQQKPIVSVGQELKKGDLLVDGSSFKDGEMALGKNVLVGFTTWNGYNFEDAVIINERLVKDDVYTSIHIEEQTIQFRTSRAGDDVLTANIPNVSKHSLRHLDEDGVVRVGSEVLPGDILVGRLSPKGEDNPSQEEKLLMAILQQRATTQKDTSLKVKNGHNGTVIHVETLSRENGDMLEEGVDKIIKVSIAQKRKIKVGDKMAGRHGNKGVISIVLPEEDMPYLEDGTPLDIMLNPQGVPSRMNIGQVLELHLGMAARKLGVKFVTPSFDGVKKSDIEAALEEAGLDKSGKQTLIDPITGRKFDKPISVGVMYMLKLNHMVDDKMHARSVGPYSLITQQPLGGKSQNGGQRFGEMETWAIESYGATNVLQEILTYKSDDIVGRNALYSALVSGKELPQPGIPESFNVLSYELKGLGMKLEASEEAVSEDDMSEQDYQYIDSNEMGGEGYE, encoded by the coding sequence ATGGAGCAAAAAAAATACAAAATACGTAAATTTGGTCCTATCACAGAGAGAAGAGACTACTCAATCACAAAAGAATCTCTTCCACTTTTTGACATTCTTGAAACAAGTAAAGAAAGTTTTGAACACTTTATTACTAAACGAATTCAAGAATGTTTATTAGAAGTTTATCCAATTGAAGCTGCTAATAAAGAAGTTCGTCTTGACTTTGAAAAAGGTTCAGTAAGATTAGAATTACCTTTTAAAAAGATTACAAGCGAAAGTGAAGAAATCAAAAAATGTAAAGCTAAAGGAATCAACTTTAGTGTTAAAGTTTACATTCGTTTAAAAAGAGAAATCACAAATACAGGGGAAGTTAAAGTAGACGAAGTTTTACTTTGTGAAATTCCTTACATGACAACTGGAGGAAGTTTTATCATTAACGGTTCTGAAAAAGTTATCGTTAGTCAGTTAATTCGTTCACCAGGTGCATACTTCGGACTTAATGTTCGTAACAAACAATCAGATGATCTTTTTAACAAATTAGAAATCCTTCCAAGAATTGGATCATGACTTGAAGTTTCACATAAAGTTACATCATCAAGTCTTGATAGTGTAAAAGTTAAAGTTGATAAAAACAAAAACGTTAACTTAGCAACATTCTTAGGAGCATTTGGTTTCACAGCAAAAACTATTAGAAGCTTATTCGGATCAAGTGATTTATTAGAAGAAACATTAAGAAAAGATAAGTTAATTCTTAATGAAGATTTAACAGACGAAGAAATTCTTGATGCTTGTCAAGATGACTTATTCCGTGGACTTAGAAAAGGAGATCGTGTTTCAGACGAAGCAAAACACTCTCTTTTACCAAGCATGTTGTTTGATAAAAAACGTTATAACTTATCAACAACAGGTCGTTACATGTTAAATAAAAAATTATCACTTGTTGACCGTATTACAAATACATACTTAGCAGAAGATCTTAAATCTAAATCAGGAGAAATTCTTTTCCCTAAGAAAACTGAAATTACAATTAAGATTGCTAAACAAATTCAAGAATACTTTAATGAAGGAATTTGTGCAACAGAAAAAATTCCTGGTATTAACCCAGAAATGGTTTACTACAAACTAATCCAAAACAACAAAGCATTATCAAAACGTACACACATTGTTAAATTACGTGTATACCCAACTAAAAAATGAATGGAAGAAAAGGCAGATAGTCCAGTTCTTGTAATTGGTAACGATCCTAAATCAGTTGAAACACACTTACTTATTTCAGACATCGTTGCAGCTATTAGCTACTACTTCAACTTAATCGATAACGTAGGACGTGATGACGATCCAGATTCACTTACAAACAAACGTATTGTTTCAGTTGGTGAATTACTTGAAGGTCAATTAAGTGTTGCTTTAACAAAACTTGAAAAAGCTACACGTGAACGTATGGGGGCTAAAGAAGCAGATAAAGTTACTGCTAAAAACGTAACAAACAACAAACTTGTTACTAACCAAATGAAACAATTCTTTAACTCATCTAAACTTTCACAATTCATGGATCAAATTAACCCACTTGCTGAAGTTTCAAACAAACGTCGTGTTACATCACTTGGACCTGGTGGTCTTAACCGTGATACTGCACAATTCGAAGTTCGGGACGTTCATGCAACTCACTACGGAAGAATTTGTCCTATCGAAACACCTGAGGGACCTAACATCGGACTTATCCTTAACTATGCAACATTTGCAAAAGTTAATGAATTAGGTTTCTTAAAAACTCCTTACTTCAAAGTAAACAATGGTGTTGTTGATTATTCAGAAACACACTACTTAACAGCCGCTGAAGAAACAGGATATTCATTCGCGCAATCATCAGTTAGAGTTGACGACGACAACAAAATCGTTGAACCTATCTTAACAATTAGACGTGATTACAACTATATCATTGGTAAACCTGAAGATATTGACTTTATCGAGGTTTCATCAAGACAAATTGTTTCAGTTGCTGCTGCTGCTATTCCTTTCCTTGAAAACGATGATGCCAACCGTGCACTTATGGGTTCTAACATGCAACGTCAAGCAGTTCCACTTCTTATTGCCGAAGCACCATTAGTTGCTACAGGTATTGAAGCAGACATTGCTAGATATTCATCATATAACTTAGTTGCTAAAAACAATGGAACAGTTTCATTTGTTGATGGTTCAAAAATCCACATCAAAAACGAAAAAGGAAACACAGACAGATATTCACTTAGAAACTTTGAAAGAAGTAACCAAGGAACACTTATTCAACAAAAACCAATCGTTTCTGTTGGACAAGAACTTAAAAAAGGTGACTTACTTGTTGATGGTTCATCATTTAAAGATGGTGAAATGGCACTTGGTAAAAACGTACTTGTTGGTTTCACAACATGAAACGGATACAACTTCGAGGATGCCGTAATCATCAACGAAAGACTTGTTAAAGATGATGTTTATACATCAATTCACATCGAAGAACAAACAATCCAATTTAGAACATCACGTGCTGGAGATGATGTACTTACAGCAAACATTCCTAACGTTTCAAAACATTCATTAAGACACTTAGATGAAGATGGTGTAGTAAGAGTTGGTTCAGAAGTATTACCTGGAGATATTCTTGTTGGACGTTTATCACCAAAAGGTGAAGACAACCCATCTCAAGAAGAAAAACTTCTTATGGCTATTCTTCAACAACGTGCTACAACACAAAAAGACACATCATTAAAAGTTAAAAACGGACATAACGGAACAGTTATCCACGTTGAAACACTTTCTCGTGAAAACGGAGATATGCTTGAAGAAGGTGTTGATAAAATCATTAAAGTATCAATCGCACAAAAACGTAAAATCAAAGTCGGAGATAAAATGGCTGGACGTCACGGTAACAAAGGGGTTATCTCAATCGTGTTACCAGAAGAAGATATGCCATATTTAGAAGACGGAACACCACTTGACATTATGCTTAACCCACAGGGGGTTCCATCACGTATGAACATCGGACAGGTTCTTGAGTTACACCTTGGTATGGCTGCAAGAAAATTAGGTGTTAAATTCGTTACTCCTTCATTTGATGGGGTTAAAAAATCAGACATCGAAGCTGCATTAGAAGAAGCAGGATTAGATAAATCAGGAAAACAAACACTTATTGATCCAATTACTGGTAGAAAATTTGATAAACCAATTTCAGTTGGAGTTATGTACATGCTTAAACTTAACCACATGGTTGATGATAAAATGCATGCTCGTAGTGTTGGACCATACTCACTTATCACACAACAACCACTTGGAGGTAAATCTCAAAATGGGGGTCAAAGATTCGGGGAAATGGAAACATGAGCTATCGAATCTTATGGAGCTACAAATGTACTTCAAGAAATTCTTACATATAAATCGGACGATATAGTTGGACGTAATGCATTGTATAGTGCTTTAGTTTCTGGTAAAGAACTTCCACAACCTGGAATTCCAGAATCATTTAATGTTCTTAGTTATGAACTTAAAGGTCTTGGAATGAAACTTGAAGCTTCAGAAGAAGCTGTATCAGAAGATGATATGTCAGAACAAGATTACCAATACATAGATTCAAACGAAATGGGAGGAGAAGGTTATGAATAA
- a CDS encoding DNA-directed RNA polymerase subunit beta', with the protein MNNFDQNNKNEELIAQKINKITLSLATDEDILEWSHGEVTKPETINYKSYKPEKDGLFDELIFGPTTDYKCPVCSTKYKKSDENTICTKTPACEKYQPVILPKITRRSRMGHIKLHNPVVHFWFFKIDHSIISKLLGLRVNDSSKQVTKGDLEKLIYYKSHIVLESGNLKSLKKNTIIDINEAATIYEAALVEMQGLYETDTDEYEDITFALEELREYAQSKIGKDFGIDFYQYNEIIHEYSDAKIDTGSRAIEYLLNNINLEEEAQLIQDEISIINAQAERDGLTTSKEQDRSKLYKRLTVINSFIKSGQDPKSMLIYNLPVIPADLRPLVQLDGGRHSTSDVNELYRRIIIRNNRLAKWNESDAPMLIKQNEYRMIQEAVDALIDNARKKPTPVTSKDSHPLKSISDALTGKKGRFRQNLLGKRVDYSGRSVIVVGPSLRMHEVGIPRDMAAKLFEPWIIKELIKSEPSITSVKSAKKMIESLNPIIWPYVEKAIEGRPVLLNRAPTLHRLSIQAFQPVLIRGKAIKLHPLVTTAFNADFDGDQMAVHVPISDQAVREAKELMLASKNILGPKDGEPIINPSQDMILGLYYLTIEKANQKGEGNYYASYDEMMEAYENGHITLHTRIVLPVAALEKESVSKFTKAPYLVSTVGKFILNKAFPSDFEFIFGKSVNVKETMLDDGTVKTTTTEKIDTSADDLSKYTLEYGTNFIEAIAKMPVNIAVTKKDIAKIVRKVYEKYVAVVTKEDVAEVVGETNRDNYLDRFEDCAQLIDYKGETISPSHAKILANLIKDECEAIEFVFGKKYKHIKPASAIENGEDITTIASQENPWTIKEYTKILETVWFNYTNLVASILDRIKNLGFKFSTISGTTISMNDITTLNTTAEKIKVGEEYTDQLKKYFEEGYLTDDERYSLTISKWSEVKDSIEKDLKEVTKSDLDNPLFMMFTSGARGNSSNFTQLAGMRGLMNNNTKILKADAENDRVVRSTVEIPVKSSFLSGLTAYEFYSSTHGARKGLTDTALNTAKSGYLTRRLVDVAQGIVVRQDDCGSDFGFVVKDIKDTKTDTVIESLVERIEGRFTNTPILDDNGNVLVEGNTLITPELADKIVNEYGKDQVEIRSVLSCHTRNGVCKHCYGKDLATNRIVNIGEAVGVVAAQSIGEPGTQLTMRTFHTGGVAGVEDITGGFGRLIELIDAYDAPWGKPAVISKVNGIIKSIKPAKDKNGKDTDIEIVEIETRNPDGSVETVFENGKVTQKKRVKVGDRVVAGQKIYEGPIVLNDLLKYADPRAVQNYLLKEIQRLYRLQGITISDKYIEIIIRQMLSKIMITDSGDSRFFTGSLVDTFVFQKENGKLLAQGKRPAYGEVKIRGAKQTPLLSDSFLAAASYQETAKILVNASIAERVDHLEGLKENIILGHKIPAGTNSNYELKGKYDIRDPRSYFTSKFPVISNAEGELNGMEVTSEPFNPEFIDEVDFVDVFDEISGGADMDANEEMFVDDMFGDEADFE; encoded by the coding sequence ATGAATAATTTTGATCAAAATAATAAAAATGAAGAATTGATCGCACAAAAAATCAATAAAATTACTCTCTCATTAGCAACTGATGAAGATATTTTAGAATGATCTCATGGTGAAGTAACAAAACCTGAGACAATTAACTATAAATCATATAAACCAGAAAAAGATGGTTTATTTGATGAATTAATTTTTGGACCTACAACAGATTACAAATGTCCTGTTTGTTCAACAAAATATAAGAAAAGTGATGAAAACACAATTTGTACTAAAACACCAGCTTGTGAAAAATATCAACCTGTAATATTACCTAAAATCACACGTAGAAGCAGAATGGGACACATTAAATTACACAACCCAGTTGTTCACTTCTGATTCTTCAAAATTGATCACTCAATTATTTCAAAATTACTTGGACTTAGAGTTAATGATTCTTCTAAACAAGTTACAAAAGGTGATCTTGAAAAACTTATCTACTATAAATCACACATCGTTTTAGAAAGTGGAAATTTAAAATCACTTAAGAAAAATACAATTATTGATATTAATGAAGCTGCAACAATTTATGAAGCTGCATTAGTTGAAATGCAAGGTCTTTATGAAACTGACACAGATGAATATGAAGATATTACATTTGCATTAGAAGAACTTAGAGAATACGCACAATCAAAAATCGGAAAAGATTTCGGGATTGATTTCTACCAATACAACGAAATTATCCATGAATACTCAGATGCCAAAATTGACACTGGATCACGTGCTATTGAATACTTATTAAATAACATTAATTTAGAAGAAGAAGCACAATTAATCCAAGATGAAATTAGCATCATTAATGCACAAGCAGAAAGAGATGGATTAACAACATCTAAAGAGCAAGACAGAAGCAAACTTTACAAACGTTTAACTGTTATTAACTCATTTATTAAATCTGGTCAAGACCCAAAAAGTATGTTAATCTACAACCTTCCTGTTATTCCTGCAGATTTACGTCCACTTGTTCAATTAGACGGTGGAAGACACTCAACAAGTGATGTTAACGAACTTTACCGTCGTATCATCATCAGAAATAACCGTTTAGCAAAATGAAATGAATCAGATGCTCCGATGTTAATCAAACAAAATGAGTACCGTATGATTCAAGAAGCAGTTGATGCTTTAATTGATAATGCTAGAAAAAAACCTACACCAGTTACATCAAAAGATTCACACCCACTTAAATCTATTTCAGATGCACTTACTGGTAAAAAAGGACGTTTCAGACAAAACCTTTTAGGAAAACGTGTTGACTACTCAGGACGTAGTGTTATTGTTGTTGGTCCTTCTCTTAGAATGCACGAAGTTGGTATTCCTCGTGACATGGCTGCTAAATTATTTGAACCATGAATCATTAAAGAATTAATCAAGAGTGAACCATCAATCACAAGTGTTAAATCAGCTAAGAAAATGATTGAAAGCCTTAACCCAATCATTTGACCATATGTAGAAAAAGCAATTGAAGGAAGACCGGTTCTTCTTAACCGTGCTCCTACATTACACCGTCTTTCTATTCAAGCATTCCAACCTGTATTAATTCGTGGAAAAGCTATTAAACTTCACCCACTTGTAACAACAGCGTTCAACGCCGACTTCGATGGGGACCAAATGGCTGTTCACGTTCCAATTTCAGACCAAGCAGTTAGAGAAGCAAAAGAACTTATGCTTGCTTCAAAAAACATCCTTGGACCTAAAGATGGAGAACCTATTATCAACCCTTCACAGGATATGATTTTAGGACTTTACTACCTTACAATTGAAAAAGCAAACCAAAAAGGTGAAGGTAACTACTATGCATCATATGATGAAATGATGGAAGCATATGAAAATGGACACATTACACTTCACACAAGAATTGTTTTACCAGTTGCTGCATTAGAAAAAGAATCAGTTTCTAAATTTACTAAAGCACCATATTTAGTATCAACAGTTGGTAAATTCATCTTAAACAAAGCATTCCCATCAGACTTCGAATTTATCTTCGGTAAATCAGTTAATGTTAAAGAAACAATGTTAGATGATGGAACTGTAAAAACTACAACAACAGAAAAAATCGATACATCAGCAGATGACTTATCTAAATACACATTAGAATACGGAACAAACTTCATTGAAGCAATTGCTAAAATGCCAGTTAACATTGCAGTAACTAAAAAAGATATTGCAAAAATAGTTCGTAAAGTTTACGAAAAATACGTTGCCGTAGTTACAAAAGAAGATGTTGCTGAAGTAGTTGGAGAAACAAATAGAGATAACTATTTAGATCGTTTTGAAGACTGTGCACAATTAATCGATTATAAAGGTGAAACAATTTCACCATCACACGCAAAAATCCTTGCTAACTTAATCAAAGATGAATGTGAAGCAATTGAATTTGTATTTGGTAAAAAATACAAACACATCAAACCTGCTAGCGCAATTGAAAACGGTGAAGATATCACAACAATTGCATCACAAGAAAACCCTTGAACAATCAAGGAATACACAAAAATCTTAGAAACAGTTTGATTTAACTATACAAACTTAGTTGCATCAATCCTTGACAGAATTAAAAACCTTGGATTTAAATTTTCAACAATTTCAGGTACAACTATCTCAATGAACGATATTACAACATTAAATACAACTGCTGAAAAAATTAAAGTTGGGGAAGAATATACAGATCAACTTAAGAAATATTTTGAAGAAGGATATCTTACAGATGATGAAAGATATTCATTAACAATTTCAAAATGATCAGAAGTTAAAGATTCTATCGAAAAAGATCTTAAAGAAGTTACTAAGTCAGACTTAGATAACCCATTATTCATGATGTTCACCTCAGGAGCTCGTGGTAACTCATCAAACTTTACACAGCTTGCTGGTATGCGTGGACTTATGAATAACAACACTAAAATTCTTAAAGCCGATGCTGAAAACGACCGTGTTGTTCGTTCAACAGTTGAAATCCCAGTTAAATCATCATTCCTTTCAGGACTTACAGCATATGAGTTCTACTCATCAACTCACGGGGCCAGAAAAGGACTTACAGATACTGCGCTTAACACAGCTAAGTCAGGTTACTTAACACGTAGACTTGTTGACGTTGCTCAAGGTATCGTTGTTAGACAAGATGATTGTGGTTCAGACTTCGGATTCGTTGTTAAAGATATTAAAGATACAAAAACAGATACAGTTATTGAATCATTAGTAGAAAGAATTGAAGGAAGATTTACAAACACTCCAATCCTTGATGATAATGGAAATGTATTAGTAGAAGGAAACACACTTATTACACCTGAATTAGCAGATAAAATTGTTAATGAATATGGTAAAGATCAAGTTGAAATTCGTTCAGTACTTTCATGTCATACAAGAAACGGTGTATGTAAACACTGTTATGGAAAAGACCTTGCAACAAACAGAATTGTAAACATCGGGGAAGCTGTTGGGGTAGTTGCTGCCCAATCAATCGGGGAACCTGGTACACAGCTTACAATGCGTACATTCCATACCGGAGGGGTTGCTGGGGTTGAAGATATCACAGGTGGATTTGGTCGTTTAATCGAGCTTATCGATGCCTATGATGCTCCATGAGGAAAACCTGCTGTTATTTCAAAAGTTAACGGTATTATTAAATCAATTAAACCTGCTAAAGATAAAAACGGAAAAGATACTGATATCGAAATCGTTGAAATTGAAACAAGAAACCCAGATGGTTCAGTAGAAACAGTATTCGAAAACGGAAAAGTTACACAGAAAAAACGTGTTAAAGTTGGTGACAGAGTTGTTGCTGGTCAAAAAATTTATGAAGGTCCAATTGTGCTTAATGATCTTCTTAAATATGCCGATCCACGTGCAGTTCAAAACTACTTATTAAAAGAAATTCAAAGACTTTACCGTTTACAAGGTATTACAATTTCTGATAAATATATCGAAATCATCATCCGTCAAATGCTTTCAAAAATCATGATTACAGACAGTGGGGACTCACGTTTCTTCACAGGTAGTCTTGTAGATACATTTGTGTTCCAAAAAGAGAACGGAAAACTTCTTGCACAAGGTAAAAGACCTGCATATGGAGAAGTTAAAATTCGTGGGGCAAAACAAACACCATTACTTAGTGACTCATTCCTTGCTGCTGCGTCATATCAAGAAACAGCTAAAATTCTTGTTAATGCATCTATCGCAGAAAGAGTTGACCACTTAGAAGGACTTAAAGAAAACATTATTCTTGGTCACAAAATTCCAGCTGGAACAAACTCAAACTACGAACTTAAAGGTAAATATGATATTCGTGATCCACGTTCATACTTTACAAGCAAGTTCCCAGTTATTTCAAATGCTGAAGGTGAATTAAATGGTATGGAAGTAACTTCAGAGCCATTTAACCCAGAATTTATTGATGAAGTTGATTTTGTCGATGTATTTGATGAAATTTCAGGTGGAGCCGACATGGATGCTAACGAAGAAATGTTCGTTGATGACATGTTTGGTGATGAAGCAGACTTCGAGTAA